Proteins from a genomic interval of Lolium perenne isolate Kyuss_39 chromosome 1, Kyuss_2.0, whole genome shotgun sequence:
- the LOC127313387 gene encoding KH domain-containing protein At1g09660/At1g09670 yields the protein MGERIPPAPFFQYSPSGVHSSPRQHNPMRSSASERDRYIAELLAERQKLVPFLQVLPFCNRLLNQEILRASSLPPNPNFVEPERTDYSSPLRLSGHPMNCQPMDLEGWTGMQAEHMGAHQSPSMGWNAAPGVVGSPVVKKLIRIDIPADKYPNFNFVGRLLGPRGNSLKRVEATTQCRVYIRGRGSVKDTVKENKLRDKPGYEHLNEPLHLLVEAEFPAGIVDARLNQAVAILEDLLKPVDESMDYFKKQQLRELAILNGTLREESPSPHLSPSVSPFNSTGMKRAKTGQ from the exons ATGGGTGAGAGGATACCGCCAGCCCCTTTCTTCCAGTATTCACCATCTGGTGTCCATTCTTCCCCTCGCCAGCACAATCCCATGAGGTCGTCTGCCTCCGAGAGGGACAG ATATATTGCCGAGTTACTTGCTGAGAGACAGAAATTAGTTCCATTCTTGCAAGTTCTTCCATTTTGTAACAGGCTTTTAAACCAAG AAATTTTGCGGGCATCTTCTTTGCCACCTAACCCAAATTTTGTTGAACCTGAGAGAACCGATTACAGTAGCCCGTTAAGATTATCTGGCCACCCTATGAATTGCCAACCAATGGATCTGGAGGGATGGACAGGAATGCAAGCAGAG CACATGGGGGCACACCAATCACCATCCATGGGCTGGAATGCTGCTCCTGGTGTAGTTGGCAGCCCTGTTGTGAAGAAACTTATCAGGATAGATATTCCTGCAGACAAGTATCCAAAT TTCAACTTTGTTGGTCGGTTGTTGGGGCCACGAGGAAACTCCCTGAAAAGAGTTGAAGCTACAACACAGTGTAGAGTCTATATTCGTGGACGTGGTTCCGTGAAAGATACTGTTAAG GAAAACAAGCTTAGAGATAAGCCTGGCTATGAGCACTTAAATGAACCACTCCATTTACTTGTCGAAGCTGAGTTCCCGGCAGGTATCGTTGATGCCCGATTAAACCAAGCTGTGGCCATACTGGAGGATCTTCTCAAACCAGTA GATGAATCCATGGACTACTTCAAGAAGCAACAGCTGAGAGAACTGGCAATACTGAATGGCACTCTAAGAGAGGAAAGCCCAAGCCCCCATCTCAGTCCCAGTGTATCACCCTTCAACTCCACCGGGATGAAACGTGCGAAAACTGGCCAGTGA